The Helicobacter cetorum MIT 00-7128 region TATTCCTAAAAGAGTGGTTTTTTGATAATCATTATTGTTGGTTGTAATGATGTGTAGTAAGATTTTGTAGGTTTTTTAAATCAAAAACAAATAGGATAAAACATGCAAAAAGGTTTAATCTCTTTGGCTTGGGTGCTAGTCGCCATTTTAGGGGCGATTTGTTTGGGTGTGTTAGCCTTACATAAGGGCGAGAGCATTAACACGCTATGGCTTGTAGTGGCGAGTGCTTGTATCTATAGCATAGGCTATCGCTTCTATAGCCATTTTATCGCTTATAGAGTGCTAAAACTTGATGATAATAGAGCCACGCCAGCTTGTGTGAGAAATGATGGTAAGGACTTCGTGCCTACAGATAAGGTTGTAACCTTTGGGCATCATTTTGCAGCCATTGCTGGGGCTGGCCCTTTAGTAGGCCCTATACTAGCCGCTCAAATGGGTTACTTACCTTCTATCTTATGGATTTTGATAGGCTCGGTTTTAGGGGGTTGTGTGCATGATTTTGTGGTGCTTTTTGCATCTATTAGGCGTGATGGCAAATCACTAGGCGAAATGATTAAGCTTGAAATGGGCAAATTTGTGGGGGCTATCGCAAGTTTAGGCATTTTAGGTATTATGATAATTATTATTGCGATTTTAGCTATGGTAGTGGTAAAAGCTCTAGCGCATTCGCCTTGGGGCTTTTTTACCATTGCTATGACGATTCCTATTGCGATTTTTATGGGGCTTTATATGCGTTTTTTAAGACCGCATAAAACCTTAGAGATTTCTATCATTGGCTTTGTGTTATTGATTATTGCCATTTATGCGGGTAAATATGTTTCTTTAGACCCTAAATTAGCTCAAATGTTTACCTTTGAAGCTAGCACTTTAGCATGGATGATTATGGGCTATGGCTTTGTAGCTTCCATTCTACCGGTATGGTTTTTACTCGCTCCACGAGATTATTTAAGCACTTTTTTAAAAATTGGCGTTATAGGGGTGTTAATTGTGGCGATTATTCTAGTCGCTCCGCCTTTGCAAATTCCTAAAATCACGCAATTTTTAGATGGTAGTGGGCCTGTGTTTGCAGGGAGTGTGTTTCCTTTCTTGTTTATCACGGTGGCTTGCGGAACCATTAGTGGCTTTCATGCCTTAATTTCTTCAGGCACTACACCTAAAATGCTTGCTAAGGAAAGTGATGCAAGACTTGTAGGCTATGGCTCTATGGTTATGGAGAGCATTGTAGCTCTTATGGCATTAGTATGTGCTGGGATTTTACACCCAGGGCTTTATTTTGCTATCAATTCGCCAGAAATTAGTATCACTAAAGATATTGCTGAAGCTGCTTCTGTGATTAGCTCATGGGGTTTTAGTATCAGTGCTGAAGAAATTCGCGAGATGACAAAAAATATCGGTGAAAACTCCATTTTAAGCCGCACAGGTGGAGCACCCACTTTTGCAATCGGTTTAGCGATGATTGTGTATCAAATTTTAGGCGATCCTAGTGTTATGGCGTTTTGGTATCATTTTGCGATTTTGTTTGAAGCCCTTTTTATTCTCACGG contains the following coding sequences:
- a CDS encoding carbon starvation CstA family protein, which gives rise to MQKGLISLAWVLVAILGAICLGVLALHKGESINTLWLVVASACIYSIGYRFYSHFIAYRVLKLDDNRATPACVRNDGKDFVPTDKVVTFGHHFAAIAGAGPLVGPILAAQMGYLPSILWILIGSVLGGCVHDFVVLFASIRRDGKSLGEMIKLEMGKFVGAIASLGILGIMIIIIAILAMVVVKALAHSPWGFFTIAMTIPIAIFMGLYMRFLRPHKTLEISIIGFVLLIIAIYAGKYVSLDPKLAQMFTFEASTLAWMIMGYGFVASILPVWFLLAPRDYLSTFLKIGVIGVLIVAIILVAPPLQIPKITQFLDGSGPVFAGSVFPFLFITVACGTISGFHALISSGTTPKMLAKESDARLVGYGSMVMESIVALMALVCAGILHPGLYFAINSPEISITKDIAEAASVISSWGFSISAEEIREMTKNIGENSILSRTGGAPTFAIGLAMIVYQILGDPSVMAFWYHFAILFEALFILTAVDAGTRTARFMIQDLLGNVYKPLGNLSSYSAGIFATILCVAGWGYFLYQGTIDPKGGIYTLWPLFGVSNQMLAGMALLLVTTVLFKMGRFKGAMISAIPAALILFITFYSGILKVMPKSDDRVLNNVSHVAHMQILKEKIAITTDEKELSSLKKSLFNHTINAILCVFFMVVALLVLIASIRICLNAYFKHKVYPPLAETPYVKAT